The following nucleotide sequence is from Acidobacteriota bacterium.
GGCACGGTCACCGCTCCGTCGTCGGGCAGGGCTGAGCCGGCGAAGGTCGAGGAGCCTCCGCCTCCGAAGACCGAACCCGCGCCGAGTTCGCATCAAGGGCAAGCCGCCGCGCCGGCTCCGGCGAAGCCGGCCGTCGAGACCACGGGGTCGCTTGCGATCGAAAGCGTTCCGCCCGGGGCCGCAATCGACGTGGACAGGGAGTGGCGGGGTTCGGCGCCCAAGACGATCCCGGATCTCAGCGTCGGCTCCCACGTCGTCAAGGGTGAGCTGCGGCATTACCAGACGGCGGAGCAGAGCGCACGGATCGATGCGGGGAAGACGACGCGCGTCACCCTGACGCTCGTGCCGTCGCCGGGTCGTCTGTCGGTGACGTCGAACCCTTCAGGTGCGGCGGTCAGCATCGACGGGAATCCCGTGCCCGGGGGAACGACTCCGTGGACGGGTTCGGTCGCGCCGGGCGTCAACCATGACGTCGTCATCAGCAAGAAGGGGTTCGTGCCGGAGAAGCGCTCGGCGCGCGTGGAATCCGACGGGGAGCAGCCCGTGAGCGCTGAGCTTCGCAGTGAAGTCGTTGAGCCTGCTTTGCGCATCACCGGCGCCGACGGGGCGGCGATGGTCCTCGTGCCTGCGGGGGAGTTCCTGATGGGGAGCGGCTCGTCGGACGGTCAGGCCGAAGCCGATGAGCGGCCGCAGCATCGCGTCACGTTGAACGCCTTCTACATCGACAGGTACGAGGTCACGAACGGGCAGTACGCGACCTTCTTGAAGTCGGCGCGCAGCCACACCGCGTGCGATCCGAACGAAACTCGCGGCAAGGACCACACGCCCGACGCAGCGACATGGAACAACGCGGAATGGAACGGAACTCGACAGCCCGTTGTCAACGTCGACTGGTACGACGCGGCGGCGTACTGCGGTTCGGTCGGCAAGCGACTGCCCACGGAGGCAGAGTGGGAGAAGGCGGCGAGGGGGACGGATGGGAGGATCTATCCGTGGGGGAACGACGCGCCGGGGGCGTTCCCGCAGGGAAACTTCGCCGACGAGTCTGCGAAGAGGAAGCACTCCGATTGGACGATCGTGAGCGGCTACGATGACGGATTCGCGGAGACCGCCCCCGTGGGGTCGTTCCCGCGAGGTGCGAGTCCCTACGGCGCCGAGGACATGGCGGGTAACGTCTGGGAGTGGGTGAGAGACTGGTATGATGCGGGGTACTACGCCAAGAGTCCGAGTCCGATGGGGCCTTCGGGCGGTACATCTCGCGTCCTTCGGGGCGGCTCCTGGAGCAACGTTCCGAGGTACCTCCGGTCGGCGTACCGCAACTCCATCGACCCGGCGTACCGCTACTTCTACATCGGGTTCCGTTGCGCCCAGGACCAGAAATAGCCCTTGATCCTTGACTCTTGATCCCTTGATCTGAGCAGGTCAGGTGAATGCAGGGATGGACGAGAAGCCGAGCCTGAATCCGAGTCCCTCCGGCCCCGCGCCAGCGGGGCCGCCGCGCGCTTCGGCAAGCGCAATCAACCATCCCGAAGCCGCACCCGTCGTCGGCAAGGCTTACGACCTCGTGCTCTGGCTCGTCCCGGTCATCGACCGCCTCCCTCGCGCGCGCCGATTCACCCTCGGTGAGCGTCTCGAGTCCTCGGCCCTCGAGCTCCTCGAATCCCTCACCGAAGCGGCCTATCGGAAGGACAAGCTCGACGCCCTCGCGCGCGCCAGCCGTTCTCTGCAGCGCTTGCGCCTTCTCGTCAGGCTCTCCAAGGATCTGGAAGCACTCGATCTGCGACGCTACGCCCACGCCTCGGAGCGCATCGACGAGGTGGGACGGATGATCGGAGGATGGTCGAAGTCGCGAAAGGGTCCGGCATGAAACGGGCGGGCGGTCTTTTCGATCGGATCTGCTCGTTCGAGAACCTCCTCCTTGCCGCGAAGAAGGCGAGGAGGGGGAAGCGAGATCGCCTGAACGTCGCGAGCTTCGAGCTCGATCTCGAGAGCCGCCTCCTTGGCCTCCGGCGCGAACTACTGGATGGCAGCTATCAGCCCGGCCCGTACAGAGCCTTCTGGGTCAGTGAGCCGGTCGTGCGCCAGATCAGCGCCGCGCCGTACCGCGACCGCGTCGTCCACCACGCCCTGATGAACCTCGTGGAGCCGGTCTTCGAGCGCGGGTTCATCCCCGACTCGTACGCGTGCCGGAAAGAGAAGGGAACGCATCGGGCGCTCGCGCGTTGCCGGGAGTTCACCCGCCGATACGCCTGGGTCCTTCGCGCCGACATCAAGAAGTACTTCCCGTCGATCGACCACGAGATTCTCCTGGGCCTCGTGGAGCGCAAGGTGAAGGACCGCCGCGTCCTCGCCCTGCTTAGGACGATCGTCGAGTCGAGCAACCCCCAAGTTGAAGTCAACCACTACTTCGCCGGCGACGATCTCTTCACCCCCTTCGAGCGCCGCCGCGGGATCCCGATCGGAAACCTGACGAGCCAGGTCTTCGCCAACCTCTATCTCGATCCGCTCGATCACTTCGTGAAGGAACGGCTTCGCTGCCGCGCCTACCTCAGGTACTGCGACGACTTCTGCCTCTTCGACGACGACCCGCATCGGCTCATCGAGGCGCGGGAAAGGATCGCCGAGTTTCTGATCGGCCTCCGTCTGAGACTCCATTCGGGGAAGACCGCCGTGCACCAGGTGAGCCGGGGAGTCGCCTTCGTCGGATTCCGGGTCTACCCCGAGAAGGTGCTCCTCAAGCGCGACGCCGTGCGGCGCGTCCGCCGCCGGCTTCGGGTCTACCGGCGCGCGTACGAGCGCGGCGAGCTGTCGCCCGCGGATGTTCGACAGCGGCTGATGGGCTGGCTCGGTCACGCGGGCCACGCGGACACGTGGCGCCTGAGATCGAAACTTCTCTGGAAATTCCGCCTCGTGCGGAGATGGGAAAGCGGGGGACAAGCGTCCTTCGGGGCGGCTCCTGGAACAACAATCCGAGGAACCTCCGATCGGCGAACCGCAACACCAACGACCCGGCGAACCGCAACAACAACATCGGGTTCCGTTGCGCCCAGCACCCTCCTCGGGGTCCGACGACCCTTCGCCTGAGTCCGGCGGCTCACGGGCCGCCGGAGCGCGTCGTGGATGGTCCCGTCCCCCGCTCCCGGACCGCGACGAAGTTCGCGGTCGATTCGAGGCGGGGCCCCGCGCCGGCTGGTAGCTCCGCCCACCGGGGCGCATCACACCCGTCGGGAAGGGCGAACGCCGGCGCGGGGCCATGTCTCATCGCGCTCGAGCGCACTGCTTGACTCGGTGTACAAATGTGCATATGCTTCGGTGGTGCAGTTCGAGTGGGACGAGCAGAAGGCGCTGACGGTTTCAGTTCTCGAGGATCTACGCGCCGTCACGATGACGGGCAGTCGCTTCAACGAAGCTCGGTTCGTCACGATCGGCAAGGACGGACTGGGCCAGGTCCTGGTGGTTGTCCACACTTGGCGCTCCGGGGGCGTCCGGATCATCTCCGCCAGGCGCGCGAGTCGTCGAGAGCGAAGGAAGTACGAGGCTGAGCGATGAAAAAAGAATACGACTTCAGCCGCGGCGTGCGCGGCCCCGTGATCCCGTTGCCTCCGGGCAAGACACGCATCACGATTCGCCTCGACGCCGAGATTCTCGAGTGGTTTTTCGCCCAGGTCGACGCGGCCGGCGGCGGCAACTATCAGACGCTGATCAACGATGCGCTGCAAGAGCACATCGCGAGGCGTAGAGAGCCGCTCGAGGACACCCTTCGCCGCGTGCTCCGGGAGGAACGAGCGAGATACGGCGCATCATCGCAGCCCGAACACGCGCACGCGGGAAAGCGTCGCCGGAAACCGTCGAAGCGTTGAGGTCCGGTGGTGAGATCGAACGGACGAGGGTTGGACCTTGAAGAAAGAATACGACTTCAGCCGGGGCAAGCGTGGCGCCGTGATCCCCTTGCCCCCGGGCAAGACGCGGATCACGATTCGGCTCGATACGGAGATTCTCGACTGGTTCCGGGCCAAGGTCCACGCGGCGGGAGGCGGCAGCTACCAGACGTTGATCAACGATGCGCTGCAGGAGCACATCGCGGGTCGGAGAGAGCCGCTCGTTGACACGCTTCGTCAGGTTCTTCGGGAGGAGCGAGCGGAGTACGGCGCATCACTGCGGCAGAAGCCCGGTCGCCAGGGAGCCCATCGTCGCAAGCCCGCGAAGCGGTGAACCTGACTCGCGGTATCAGTAGTGGTACCTCGCCTGAAGGAAGTCGATTCGGTCGCTGCTGACGGCGTACACGATCCGATGCTCTTCGGTGAGGCGCCGGGACCAGGCGCGCGCGACGGCGAACTTCAGGGGCTCGGGCTTCCCGATTCCTGTGAAGGGATCCCGGAGGACCGCCTCGATGACGTCGAACGCGCGGAGCGCGACCTTGCGGTTCGTGTCCACCCAGTAGCGCAGGTCTTCCCGGAACTCGGGGTGGAATACGGCGTCGCGCGCGCGTGGGTGACGCGGTGGATGTTCGGGGCTTCTCGTCAAGACCCATCTCGCGTCTCAGGGAGGCGACGCTCTTCGGCCTGACGCGTCGACCTTGAGCGCGGGCCAGCGCCTTGAGCAGCCGCTCCGCATTCTTCGGCGATCGGAGCAGATGGGCCGTCTCGACGAGACTGTCGAGCTCATCGGCCGCGATCAACGCCACCGGGCTTCGCCCGCGCCGTGTGATGACAACCGCCTCCCGCGACTCCGCGACCGCGTCGCAGAGCGAGGCCAGATTCGCGCGCGCGCTGGTGTAGGTCGTCTCCTTCGCCATGGCGTCCTCCGTCGGGGCATGTACAGACTTAATGTACATGTTCGGCCGCGCCCTGTCCACTCAGCCTAGGCGCAGGCCCACTCGAGGCGGTACACTGGTCATGCCTTCTTCCCTCGGGACCTCAAGGACCTCACATGAAAGACGAATCCGATTCGGACGACGGCGTGGATGTCACCCTCATCCACTGGATGCTGGCGATGACCCCCGCCGAGCGCCTGAAGACGGTTCAGGACGCGGTCAATTCGCTCGAGGAGCTGCGCGCCGGAATGCCGCGTGACTGACTTCGCCGCCATCCTCAAGGTGCTCATCGCGCGCGACGTGGAGTTCATCGTCGTCGACGGTGTCTCCGCTGCGCTGCAGGGCGTCCCGGTCGTGAGCTTCAACCTCGAAGTCGTTCACGCGAAGGATCAGGCCATGCTTCCGGTTCTCCGGCGGACGCTCGCCGAGCAGCGTCGATTCCGACAGGAGAAGTGACCGATTCCGGTTCACCCGCCCCCACCTTTACGCTATCCTGCGTGTCCGAGTCGATTGAAGTCCGATCGGCCGACGACAACCCCGCGCTTCGGATCCCCATCCGAAGCTGCCGCTCCGCCCCGCCCGGAGGCTGTAGCCACGATGGCTCAAGACCGAAATCTCGCGAAGAAGCCCGCCGGCGACCCGCACCTCCTGATCGAGTTGTACCGACGCATGCTGCGGCTCTACTACCTCGAGGAGACGGTCCGCCGCTTCGTCCGCCAGAACAAGTGCTCGTTCCACGCGTCGTCGCGCGGGCACGAGAAGCTCCAGATCGCGTGCGCGCTCGCGCTGAAATCGGGGAAGGACTGGTTCTTCCCGTACTACCGCGAGAAGGCGCTGATGGTCGGCCTCGGGATGCCGCTCAAGGACATCTTCCTGCACATGCTCTCGAAGAACGGCGACCCCTCGGGCGAAGGGCGGAACATGTCGGAGCACTTCTCGAGCCGCGCGCTGCGCGTGGTCTCGCCGACGGCGTGCACCGGCACGCAGTTCCTCGCGGCGGTCGGCATGGCCAAGGCGATCAAGTACGACGGCCGCGACGAGATCGTGTACGTCTCCTCCGGCGAGGGGGCGACCTCGGAAGGGGAGTTCTTCGAGGCGCTCAACCAGGCGCAGCGCGAGACGCTCCCCGTGATGTTCGTCATCCAGAACAACGGATACGCCATCAGCGTGCCGCAGTCGCAGCAGACGTCGTCCGAGATCCACCTGATCGCGCGGGGCTTCGGCATGGATGCCTTCCGGGTGGACGGGACCCGCTTCACCGAGATGTACCGCACCCTCGAGCCGAAGATCGCCGAGATGCGGAAGGGGAAGGGCCCCGTCCTCGTCGAGGGGATGGTCGTGCGGCTCGAGTCGCACTCGTCGTCCGACGATCAGTCGAAGTACCGGACCGAGGAGCAGATGGAGGAGGTGCGGCGGCACGACCCGCTGCTGCACACGGAGCTGCGCCTGAGGCAGATGGAGATGCTCACCGACGACGAGGTGAAGGCGATGCGGGCGGAGGCCGAGAGGGAAGTGAAAGAGGCCGCCGACGCCGCCGACGCGATGCCCGCCCCCGACGCCGAGCGCATCATGGTCCAGATCTACAGCCCCGTCGGCCCCGCGATCCCCGAGAGGGAGCCGCGCCCGATGGGCGAGCAGCCGATCACCCTGGTGGACGCGATCAACCACGGCCTGCGCGAGGAGATGGAGCGCAACGAGAAGATCGTCGTCTGGGGGGAGGACGTCCAGGACCCGAAGGGCGGGGTCTTCGGCGTGACGCGCGGCCTCACCGAGAGGTTCGGCGGGAGCCGCGTCTTCAACTCGCCCCTCGCCGAGGCCAGCATCATCGGCGTCGCGCAGGGGATGTCGATCGGCGGCTACAAGCCCGTGGTCGAGATCCAGTTCGGCGACTACTCCTGGCCCGCCTTCATGCAGATGCGCAACGAGGTCTCGACCCTCAGGTGGCGCAGCGCGGGGGTCTGGTCGTGCCCGATGGTGGTGCGTGTGGCCGTGGGGGGTTACATCCACGGGGGGCCCTTCCACTCGCAGTGCATCGAGGCGATCTACGCGAAGACGCCGGGGTGGCTGATCGCTTTCCCGTCGAACGCGTCGGACTCCAAGGGGCTCATCAAGACCGCCTGCCGCCTCGACGATCCGGTCCTCTTCCTCGAGCACAAGGGGCTCTACCGCCAGGTCTTCACGAAGGGGATGGAGCCCGACCCGGATTTCCTGATCCCCTTCGGAAGGGCGAGGCTCGTCCGGGAAGGGACCGACATGACCGTCGTCGCCTGGGGGCGCACCGTCCACATGGTGAGCCAGGCCCTCTCGAAGATGCGCGAGGGGGCGCCGTCGGTGGATCTGGTCGATCTCCGGACCATCGTCCCGCTCGACGAGGAGACGATCGTCGAGTCGATCCGGAAGACCGGGAAGCTCCTCGTCGTGCACGAGGACTCGGTCTTCATGGGGTTCGGCGCCGAAATCGCGGCCCGCGTCGCCGACAGCGCCTTCGAGTACCTCGACGCGCCCGTGAGGCGCGTGGGGGCCCTCGACTCGTTCGTCCCCTTCGCGGCGAACCTCGAGGCGGCGGTGCTCCCGTCGGTGGAGGGGATCGAGGCGGCGATCCGGGACCTCGCGGCCTACTGAAGGAACGCCTTCGTCCCGTGTCCGGGAGGGTGAATCACCGAGCGGAATCTGTCATAATCCGGAACCGAATCACACGTCCTTCACGACACCCCCTTGCGCCTCCCGGCTTGCGGTGTGTCCCGATGCGAGCGACCTGAGAGGATCCTGATGGCGACGGAGACGTTAGAGACCGCGACACCCCGGAAGGTCCAGTCGATCGACCGCGTGGTCGTGCGGATGGCGGGCGACTCGGGGGACGGCATCCAGCTCACGGGCAACCAGTTCACCTCGACGGCCGCGGTTCTGGGCAACGACCTGGCGACGCTCCCCGACTTCCCGGCCGAAATCCGGGCGCCCGCAGGGACGCTGCCCGGGGTGAGCGGCTTCCAGATGTCGTTCTCGTCCTTCGACATTCACACCGCCGGCGACGCCGCGGACGTCCTCGTCGCCTTCAATCCGGCGGGGCTCAAGACCAACCTGGCCGACCTCCGGAAGGGCGGCATCCTCATCTGCAACCTCGACGCCTTCAACAGCAAGAACTTCGAGAAGGCGGGGTACAAGACGAACCCGCTCGAGGACGGCTCGCTCGAGGGTTACCGCACCTTCGCGATCCCGGTCACCGAGCTCACGCGCAAGGCGCTCCGGCATCTGAAGCTCGGCACGCGCGACATGGATCGGTGCAAGAACTTCTTCGTCCTCGGGCTCCTCTACCACCTGTACCAGAGATCGGACGACATCACGCTCCGGTGGATCGAGCGCAACCTCAAGAAGCAGGAGCTGGCGGAGGCGAACCGGACCGCCCTCAAGGCGGGGCGCGCGTACGGCGAGGCGACCGAGGCGTTCCAGATCGTCTACAGGGTCGAGGCCGCGCCGTTCCCCGCCGGCATCTACCGCAACGTCATGGGCAACTCGGCGCTGGCCCTCGGGCTCGTCGCCGCGTCGCTCCGGTCGGGGCGCCCGCTCTTCTTCGGCGGCTACCCGATCACCCCCGCGAGCACGATCCTCCACGAGCTGGCGCGCTACAAAGAGTACGGCATCGTCACCTTCCAGGCCGAGGACGAGATCGCGGCGATCACGTCGTGCCTCGGCGCCGCCTTCGGCGGGGCGCTCGCCGTGACCTCGACCGCCGGCCCCGGCGTCTCGCTCAAGGGAGAGGCGCTCGGCCTCGGCGTGATGACCGAGCTGCCGATGATCCTCGTCAACGTCCAGCGCGCCGGCCCGAGCACCGGGATGCCCACGAAGGTGGAGCAGGCCGATCTGATGCAGGCGATGTTCGGGCGCCACGGCGAGGCGCCGATGCCGATCGTGGCCTCCTCCACGCCGGGGGATTGCTTCGACACGGCCGTCGAGGCGGCCCGCATCGCCCTCAAGTACATGGTGCCGGTCATGCTGCTGTCGGACGGCTACCTCGCCAACGCGAGCGAGCCGTGGAAGCTTCCCGACGAGAAGGACATCCCGAGGATCGGCACGCGCCTCGTCGACAAGCCGGTCGCCGGCAAGTTCCACCCTTACGAGCGCGATCCGATCACGCTCGCGCGGCCGTGGGCCGTTCCCGGCGTCCCCGGCCTCGAGCACCGCATCGGCGGCCTCGAGAAGGAGGACGTCACCGGCGACATCTGCTACGACCCGGACAACCACCAGAAGATGACTGACCTCCGGGCCGAAAAGATCCGGCGCATCGCGCACGACATCCCCCCCGTGGTCGTCGACGGCCCGCCGAGCGGGAGGCTCCTCGTCCTGGGCTGGGGGAGCACGCGGGGGCCGATCGCCGGCGCGGTGAGGCGCAAGCGCTCGGAGGGGAAGCAGGTCTCCTGGGTTCATCTCCGTCACCTCAATCCGTTCCCCGCGAATCTCGGTGAGGTCCTGCGCAAGTTCGAGAGGATCCTCATCCCCGAGATGAACATGGGCCAGCTCGAGAAGCTCATCCGGATGGAGTTCCTCATCGAGCCTACGGGGTTCCACAAGGTGGAAGGGAAGTCGTTCAAGAACGCCGAGATCGCCGACAAAATCGATCAGCTCCTGGAGGTATGACCGTGCCGACCGCCGTCACCGAGCCCGGGGCGCCCGCCCCGCTGAAAGCCGACGATTTCCGCTCCGATCAAGAGGTCCGCTGGTGTCCGGGGTGCGGCGACTACGCCATCCTGAACGCCGTCGCAGCGGTCTTCCCGAAGCTCGGCCTCAAGAAGGAGGACTTCGTCGTGGTGAGCGGCATCGGCTGCTCGAGCCGCTTCCCGTACTACATGGACACCTTCGGGTTCCACGGGATCCACGGCCGCGCGCCCGCGATCGCGACGGGGCTCAAGGCCTCGCGCCCCGATCTTCACGTGTGGGTCGTGACGGGGGACGGCGACGGCCTGTCGATCGGCGGCAACCACCTCATCCACGCGATGCGCCGCAACACGGATCTCAAGATCCTTCTCTTCAACAACCGGATCTACGGCCTCACGAAGGGGCAGGCCTCCCCGACGTCGGAGATCGGGAAGAAGACGGCCAGCTCGCCGCTCGGGACGGTCGAGCGTCCCTTCAACCCCATCGCCCTGGCGCTCGCCTCCGAGGCGACCTTCGTCGCGCGGAGCGTCGACGTCTACAAGGACCACCTGCAGGAAACGCTCCTGCGCGCGGCCCAGCACCGCGGCTCGGCGTTCGTCGAGATCTACCAGAACTGCAACATCTTCAACGACGGCGCCTTCAACGACCTGACGGAGCGCGAGGTCCGCGAGACGGCGAACCTCACGCTGCGGCACGGCGAGCCGCTCGTCTTCGGCGCGAAGAACGCCCGGAAGGGGCTGAGGCGGCGCGCGGGCGACGGGAAGCTGGAGGTCGTGGCCTTTGGAGACGGCATCGACGAGTCGTCGCTGATGAAGCACGACGAGACGGCGCAGGACCCGGGGCTCGCCTACGCCCTCGGCCATCTCGAGCCCCCCGACTACCCTGCGGCGATCGGCGTCTTCCGCGCGATCGAGGTGCCCACGTTCGAGGATCGCGTGTGGGGGCAGATCGACACCGCCCGGAAGGCGAAGCCGAAGGCCGATCTCGCGGCGCTGCTGCGGCGAGGCGACGTCTGGCAGATCGGCGAGGACGGGACGATCGTGGAGATCGGCGGCTAGCCGAGGACGCGAAGGCGCCGGCCGTCGTACTCGTAGCGCGGCGTCTTCCGGTCGATCTCGACGGACCAGGCGTCGATCCCGCCCGTGAGGTTCCTCACGTCGGAGAACCCGCGCATTCTCAGGAGCTGCGTGATCTGCTGGCTCCTCATGCCGTGGTGGCAGTACACGACGATGGAGGCGCCCTTGTCGAGCTCGTCCATCCGGTACGGGACCTCGCCCATCGGGATGTTCGTCGCGCCGCCGATCGCCGCCGCCTGCACTTCCTCCGGCTGGCGCACGTCGAGGAGGAGAATCTTCGCTCCGGAGTCGAGGATGGACTTCAGCTCTTTCGGCGAGATGATGGGGTCGCTCATGGGACCGGCATTCTGACATCGTGAGCGAACAACCGCCACCGCGCGCGTCGCGCGTTGCGTTCAAGGAGGCCCTTCTCTTCTGGCTGCGCCTCGGCTTCATCTCGTTCGGCGGCCCGGCGGGGCAGATCGCCGTGATGCACCAGGAGCTGGTCCAGCGCCGGAAGTGGATCAGCAACGAGCGGTTCCTCCACGCCCTGAACTACTGCATGCTCCTTCCCGGCCCCGAGGCGCAGCAGCTCGCCATCTACGTGGGCTGGCTCCTTCACCGGACCTGGGGCGGCCTCGTCGCCGGAGGGCTCTTCGTCGTCCCCGGCGCCCTCGTCATGCTCGCCCTCTCGTGGGTCTACGCAGCGCACGGAGCGCTGGCGTGGGTCGGAGCGATATTCCACGGCCTGCGCGCCGCGGTCCTCGCCATCGTCGTCGCCGCCGTGATCCGCATCGGGACGAGAGCGCTCCGGCATCCCGCCCTCGTCGCGCTCGCGGCGGCGGCCTTCGTCGCGATTTTTTTCTTCCACGTTCCCTTCCCGGCCATCGTGCTTTGCGGGGGGCTCATCGGCTGGGCGGGAGGACGGCTCCGGCCGGAGGTCTTCAGATCGCCGGAGAACGCGGAGCGCGAGACGCATCTCCGCGCGGGTCCCGCGGCGTCTCCCTCGCGATGGCGGGCAGTCAAGGTCCTCGCCGCCGGGCTCCTCCTCTGGTGGGGGCCGCTGGCCGGGGTCGCTCTCTGGCGCGGCCCCGGCGACGTCCTCACGGCCGAGGCCGTCTTCTTCAGCAAAGCTGCGATGGTGACCTTCGGCGGCGCCTACGCCGTCCTCCCGTACGTCGGCCAGGCGGCGGTCGATCACTACGGGTGGCTGGTGCCGGGGCAGATGCTCGATGGACTGGGCCTCGCCGAGACGACGCCGGGGCCGCTGATCCTCGTCGCCGAGTTCGTCGGGTTTCTCGGCGCGTACAGGAATCCGGGGGATCTGAGCCCGCTCGTCGCCGCCACGCTCGGCGCGGCGGTGACGCTCTGGGCCACCTTCGCGCCGTGCTTCCTGTGGATCTTCCTCGGCGCGCCATACATCGAACGCCTGCGCGGTCACGCGCGGCTGAACGCCGTCCTCACGGCGATCACCGCGTGCGTCGTCGGCGTCATCCTGAACCTCGCGGTGTGGCTCGGCCTCCACGCCCTCTTCGGGAGCCCGGATACGATCGGCCTCGCCCATCTCGATCTGTTCACCCTCGCCGTCGCCGTCGTGGTCTTCGCCGGGATGCATCGATTCCGCTGGGGTATC
It contains:
- the chrA gene encoding chromate efflux transporter, with the translated sequence MVSEQPPPRASRVAFKEALLFWLRLGFISFGGPAGQIAVMHQELVQRRKWISNERFLHALNYCMLLPGPEAQQLAIYVGWLLHRTWGGLVAGGLFVVPGALVMLALSWVYAAHGALAWVGAIFHGLRAAVLAIVVAAVIRIGTRALRHPALVALAAAAFVAIFFFHVPFPAIVLCGGLIGWAGGRLRPEVFRSPENAERETHLRAGPAASPSRWRAVKVLAAGLLLWWGPLAGVALWRGPGDVLTAEAVFFSKAAMVTFGGAYAVLPYVGQAAVDHYGWLVPGQMLDGLGLAETTPGPLILVAEFVGFLGAYRNPGDLSPLVAATLGAAVTLWATFAPCFLWIFLGAPYIERLRGHARLNAVLTAITACVVGVILNLAVWLGLHALFGSPDTIGLAHLDLFTLAVAVVVFAGMHRFRWGIIPVVLGSAAAGLLMGALLHT